The Anaeromyxobacter sp. Fw109-5 genomic interval GGACGAACTGGTGCGAGAGCGCCCGCGAGACACCGGAGATCCCGAACCAGAACACCACCTGCTCGAGCGGGGAGGCGTGGCCCGTCTTCAGCCGCTCCTGGATGAACTCGCGGATCGTCTCCGGCGCGATGCGCCCGTCGCGGATCTCGCCCCAGACCTCCCCCGGCGTCTTGGGGGTGTAGCAGGTGCGGTACGCGCCGTAGAGCTTCGTCAGCGGGTCGCGGGCGTGGTCGATGAGGGTCACTTCGAGCGGCATGGGCGGGCTCCGGAGCGGGGGCGGATTCTATAGCGGCCGTCCGACCGTCGGGAAAGGGGGGCGGGCGCTCGCGCCGTCGCGTATAGAGGTCGCCCATGGAGCCCAAGCCCGCCTCCGCCTCGCGCGTCGAGGTCACGCACCTCGTCATGCCGGGGGACGCCAACTCCCTCGGCACCGCCTTCGGCGGCATGGTGATGCAGTGGACCGACCTCGCCGCCGGCATGGCGGCGATGCGCCACGCGCGCCTGCCGGTCGTGACCGCGTCGCTCGACCAGCTCTCCTTCCTCGCCCCGGTGCGCATCGGGCACATGGCGATCCTGGTCGCGCACGTGACCGCGGTCTTCGCGACCTCCATGGAGGTGAACGTCGAGGTGTCCACCGAGGACCCCCGCACGGGCGAGCGGCGCCGCTGCTGCGACGCGTACCTCACCTTCGTCGCCCTCGACGACGCGGGCCGCCCGACGCGCGCTCCGCCGCTCCTGACGGAGAGCGAGGACGAGCGGCGGCGCGAGCGCGAGGCGCGGGTGAGGCGGGCGTCGCGGCTCGCGCTGAGGACCGCGCTGACGGGCGCCTAGAGGTCGCCTCGGACGTCGCCGAGAGATCAGGCCGCGCCGCGCAGGCGAAGGTACAGCGTCGAGGCGTCGTAGAAGGTGAACCTCACCGCGCCGGCCTCGATGCGCGCGCCCGGCTCGAGCCGGACCGGGGCCCGGCCCAGCCGCAGGCCGTTCACCCGGCTGCCATTCGACGACCCGGCGTCCTCGATGGTCCACCCGCCGTCACCGGCACGGCGCAGCACGAGGTGGTTGCGCGAGAGGGTGCCGTCGTCCACGACGACGTCGTTCTGGGGCGCCCGCCCGAGCCGCACCGTCGGTCCGCCGTCCCTCGCGCTCAGCGCGATGGCGAGCGACTCGCCCACCGACGCCTGCCGCGCCACCGGGGCGGCGAGCATGGTGTCCCGGCCGGCCGACGGCGGTCGCCACGGTCCGGCCTCCCACACGAGCCAGTCCTCGGGCTGATCGCGCTCGAACCCGGCGAGATCGGCCCCCGAGTACTTCCTCGCGAGCCACGAGAGGAGAAAGCTCTTCACCATGACGCCCCCCGCCGCGCGGTCGCGCGAACGGGGTGAGCACATCACGGGCCGTTCGAGGAGTCGAGCCGCAGGGCCACGGGACGCGCCGGGCGCGTCGCCGATCTCACGGACACGCGCCGCTCAGCCGCGGAGGCCCGCCGCGACCACGGCCGGCAGCGCGGTGAGGCCGCGCGCCTCGAGCCGCGTGAGCCCGCGCCCCAGCGCCTGCGCGGTGCGGTGGCTCGGGAAGTAGGGCGGCTTCGGGAACGTCACCGCCGGATGGCGGACGACGCTCTTCTCCACGCGCTCCAGCATGAGCGCGTTGTGCACGAACCCGCGGCCGCTCTGGATGTCCGTGAGCGTCGCGCCGGGGTAGGCGCCCCACGGCGTCGTGCCGAACGCGAAGCCGTACCCCGCCCAGCAGTTCACCGAGACGGACCCGTAGCGCAGGGCGCGGATGGCGCGCTCGAGCGCGGGCCGCACCGCGGGGTCGGAGGCGGTGCGCGGATGGACGACGATGTGCGCCGCGAGCGTGCCCCACAGCGTCTCGTTGGCGAGGGTCACCGCCGCGTCGAGGTACTCGAGCGGATCGGCGCTGCCGGCAGAGGTCTCCCAGAGCACCGCGCAGAACGGCTCCTGCCGGAACGCCGCGTCGTCGGGGTCCGGCTCCACGCCGGGCACCAGCGCCCAGGGGAGCTCGTCGGGGCGGGCCTCGCCGACCCGCCGGACGCCGGCGCGGCCGTCGAGGAGCCGGTGGTAGCTCGAGGCCGACCCGGGGTACCACGCGCGGCGAGGGGGCACGAGCGCGACGAAGCGCTCGACCGCCGCGAGCAGCTCGTCCCGCTGGCGCCACCCGCGGGCCGTGACGAGCATCTTGCCGGCGATGCAGTTGTAGGACGCGTTGTGCGTGACCATGCCGGCGATGCTCTCCGCCTGGGCCGCCAGCGTCCGCGCGTCCCAGGGGCCGGGCACCACCAGCACCGGCGTGATGTTGCCGAGCTCGCTCGTGATCTCCTTGCGCAGCAGCGGATCGCCCCGCGCCATCCGCGCGGCGCGCTCCGGGCCCGGCGGTCCCCACACGATGAGGTCGTGCGTGCGGTCGGAGCCGGTGATGTGCACCTCGTCCACGCCGGGGTGGTGCGCGAGGTGCCAGCCCTCCTCCGCGCCGCCGTACACGACGGCGAGGAAGCCGCGCGCGATCGCCTCCGCGAACGCCTCCTCCAGGATCGGCCCGAGGTAGGCGTTCACCGGGTTCATCTTGAGGATGCAGACCTTCCCCTCGTTGAAGAGCTTGGTGACGACGTCCGCGGGCGGGATGGCGTTGACGTTCCCGGCGCCGAGCACGAGGCAGACCTGCCCGTCGTGGTCCGGCGCCTTGTGGAAGCGCGCCCTCGTCTCGTGGAGCTCGCGCTCGCCGACGCCCTCCTCGAAGTGCACCTCGGCGTGGACGCCCAGGAACAGCGCGCGATCGGTGGGCGACGCGGGGAACACCCCCACCGTCAGCCGGCCGTCCTCCGTCTCGCCCGTCGCGCCGACGGGCGTGTTCCCGTGGCGCGCGAGCGCCTGCAGCGAGCGGGTGACGAGCCGGAGCTGCCGCAGGACGACGTAGGGCCCGCTCAGCCACTCCTCGCCCGCGAGCGGCGACCCGGGCGCGATCCCCTTGGCCGCGCACGCCGCCGCGACCGCGCGCTCGGCCGTCCGCGCCGTGCCGCGGGCCATCGAGCGTGCCAGCGCGATGCGCTCCGGGAGCGAGGCGCGCGCCCAGATCGGCGCGCCGTCGCGGAGGCGCGCGATGGCCTCGTCGAGGCGGCGCGGATCGGTCGCGGAGGGGGCGGTCGCGGGTCGGCTCATGCGGATCTCCGCGCAGAGCGTAAGGGATCTCTCGCATCCCCGCGCGGTCTTCCGGGTGGCGGGCGCGCTAGGCGGGCTCGGCACGCTGGAGCGTCGCCAGCGTCACCTCGGCGGGGGAGTTCACCCGGACGCGGATGCCGGACATGCCGATGCCGCGGTTCACGTACAGCTGCACGCCGCCGTCGAGCGCGTAGCGGCCGCGCAGGTAAGGCTCGCGGATCACGGTGGCGAGCAGCAGGGGCGTGAAGATGGGGATGTTGATCTGCCCGCCGTGGGTGTGGCCGGAGAGGCACAGGCTCGGGCGCCCGAGCCGCTCGAGGGCCCGCGCCGTCCTGGGCCCATGGGCCAGCACGAGGGGAGTGGGGCCGCCGGTGAGCCCCCGCACCGCGCGGCGGACGTCGTCGCGGTCCGTGAGGTGATCGCCGACGCCGACGACCTGGAACGGGGCACCCCGCAGACGGATCGACGTCCAGGCGTTCTCGAGGACCTCGTAGCCGTGGCCGCGCAGCGCCGCGGCGGCGCCCCTCGGATCCACCCACACGTCGTGGTTCCCGAGCACCGCGATGGTCGGGGCGGTGAGGCCGCCGAGGAGCGCGCGCATGGCCTCGAGCTCGCGCTTGGAGTGGGAAAGGTAATCGCCGGTGAGCACGACGAGATCCGGCGAAAAGGCGTTCGCCTCGTCGATGGCGGCGCGGACCACGTGATCGGGCGTGCGCGGGCCGACGTGCAGGTCCGAGAGCTGCGCCACGCGCAGGCCGTGATGGGCAGGGTCGAGCCCCGGCACCTGGAAGGTCACCCGCTCGGCGGTGGGAGCGGCCTGCCGGGCGGCGGCGCCGGACGGGAACGCGCCGACCGCACCCGCCGCGCTCACCAGCGCCGCGCCCTTCAGGAACCCTCTCCGGCCGAATCTCCGCTCCATCCGCGCTCTGCCCCCGGACCGCAGATATTGTCGGTCCAACCCCGGCGCCCGGGAGAATGGAACTCCCGGGCGCGCGCGGCGATTCCTTGGGCGGGGCGGGTCGGGCGTACGGGCGGACGGCTCACCGCTTCGCGCGCGCCACGCGCAGCAGGTGGTCCAGCACGAGCGCGTCGACGGTGCCGTCCCGGCGGATGCGTCCCTCGAGGTTCTCCCACCCCATGAAGTCCTCGAGCGCGCGCTGGCTCGCCTCGTCCCAGGCGCCGGACGGCTTCGACTTCAGGAACCCGGTCCTGGCGAGGGCGGCCTGCACCCTGCGGGCGCGGCCGGCGTCGAGCGGCAGCGCCTGCCGCGTCTCGCCGAAGTAGTACTGGTGCACGTCCTCGTAGAGCCGGCGCAGCTCGGCGATCGGGCGCGCGTGATCGTCCACCCGCAGATCCACCCACACGTCGCCGGCGCCGCCGTAGCCGCCGCCGGGCTTCACGACGAGGAGCGCGGCGCTCTCCTGCCCGCGTCGATCGCCGCCGGCGCGCTGGCCCGCCTCGAGCGCGAGCAGCAGCCGCTCCGCGAGCGGCTTGCGCGCGTCGCGGGCCGCCTCGTACGCCCGGGCCATCGCCTCCACCACCGCCCGTCCCGCGAGCACGTTCCCCTGCACGGCGAAGCCGTCGCCGGAGAGGCCGCTCGCGTGCGCGAAGCAGCGCGAGCCGGTGAAGGTGGCCGCGCGGCCCTTCGCGTCCACGACGCCGAGCTGCCGGTCCTGCGCGTCCGGATCCGCCTCGACCAGCCGCCGCACGATCTCCTCGGGCGCCACGCCGTCGCCGAGCAACCGGAGGCCCTCCGCCTTCCAGGCGCCGTTGGCGAGCGACTGCGTGGCGATCGCGCCCGCGCCGGCCCGGGCCGCCGGGACGATCGCGCCGACGGCCGGGAACTTCGACTGCACCGCCACGCCGATCTGGCCGGTCGCGGGGTCCGCCGCGACGATGCTGAAGGTCCCCAGGGCGAGCGCGAGCAGGGCAGGCGTCATGCGTGCCGTCATACCGCAGTCGCGCGGCCGGGCGCGCACCGGCGGCGGGCGGGCACGCCGATCCCACGCCCGGCCGGCAGCCCGCTACTCACTCATTGTGAAGGAGACGCGCCGCCGGGCTCGCGCCGCGGGGACCGCCGGGCGGTCACCGCGGGTCGAGGCGCTCCGTCGCGCGGCTCACTTGCCGAGCAGGTTGGCGGGCGGGACGCCCAGCGCCTTGGCCATCTTCTCGATGGTCTCGAGCGGCGGCGAGCGCTGCCCGCGCTCGAGCATGGAGACGTACGAAACGGAGATCCCGACCTTGTCGGCCAGCGCCTTCTGCGAAAGCTTCTTCTTCGCCCGGAGGCGCCGCACGTTACCGGCGAACCGCGTCAGGAGATCCATGAGGAACCCTTAGCAAAGCGACCGATCACACTCATTGTCCTTTTCGGGGTGCCCCCCGGGCGTTCTCGACGCACAGTGACGTACTGATTAACTCGTGTCCTGTCCACGACGAAAGGAGCCACTCGATGGCAGCAAAGCCGAAGCCCGTCTGGCGGCTGGAGGTCGGCGACGAGGCGCCGGACTTCGAGCTGATGGCCACCGGCAACACCGCCGGTAAAGGGGACGCCCGGCGGAAGATCCGCCTGTCGGACTACCGCGGCAAGAAGAACGTGGTGCTGGCGTTCTACCCCGCCGCCTACACCCCCGTCTGAACCGTCCAGATGCCCTCGTACGAGGAGGATCTCTCCGAGTTCGAGCGGCGCAATGCCCAGGTCCTGGGCATCAGCACGGATCAGGTCCACACGAACGAGGCGTGGGCGAAGTCGATGGGCGGGCTGTCGTTCCCGCTCCTGTCCGATCACTGGCCGCACGGCTACGTGGCCGCCCTCTACGGCGTCCTGCGCGGCGAGAGCGGCATCTGCGAGCGCGCCATCTTCGTGGTCGACAAGCAGGGGAAGATCGCCTACGTCGACATCCACGACATCGCCGAGCAGCCGCCCACCGACAAGATCATGGCGGCGCTCGACAAGCTGAAGTGACGGAGGCGAGATGGCCACCGCCGAGCCCAAGCCGCTCGAGCTCTCCCGCTACTGCGTGCCGTTCACGCCCTTCCAGGGAAAGCTCGAGGAGACCTCCATCTGCCTGGTCTCGACGGCGGGGGTGCGGCACCGCGACGACGCGCCGTTCAACACCGAGGGCGACGCCACCTGGCGCGTCATCGGGAGCGACGTCGCGGCGAAGGACCTCCGCTACGACGACACGCACTACGATCACGCCTGCGTGGATCGCGACCTGAACTGCGTGTTCCCGATCGATCGGCTCCACGAGCTCGCGCGCGAGGGGCGCGTGCGCGGGCTCACCGAGCGCCACTTCTCGCTCGGCTTCAGCCAGGCGCTGCGCGAGCTGCGGGAGAAGACCATCCCCGCCCTCGTGCGCGAGGTGGACCGCGAGCGCCCGGGCGCGGTGCTCCTCACCGGCGGCTGACGCCTGTGCCACCGCACGGTGGTCACCGTGCAGCGGGCGATCGAGATGGTGGGCATCCCCACCGTCGTGGTGACCGTCGAGCCCGAGGAGACCCGCCAGGCACGCCCGCCGCGGGCGCTCTGCCCGCGCGGCTTCGTCGTCGGCCACTCCCTCGGGCGGCCCGACGACGCGGCGCTGCAGAAGTGGATCCTGATGGACGCGCTCGGCCTCCTCCTCGCCGATCCGCGGCCGGGCGAGGTCATCGAGCGCGACTACACCAGCGGGGAGTGAAGCCGGCCGCCCTCGCCCGAGGGAGGGCGGCGGCGGCCGGCGCGCGTCACGGACCGTCGTACGCGGTCACGCCCCCCGGCCCGAACTTCGACGCGAGGTGCGCCAGGTAGACGATGCGCGGGCTCGCCCATCGATCGATCTGGATGGAGCGCACCGGCCCCCGCGCCGAGGCGGGCAGCGCGTCCCAGGCGATGTCCCGGATCCACCGGCCGCCCCGGTACCGCGCGAAGCCGCCCCAGGAGAGCCCCACCCACACCCCGCGGTCCAGCGGATCGCACGCGACGGCGAGCACGCCGCCGCCGTCCGGCGGGCTGCCGACCTTGGTGAACGTCGCGTCGCGGCTTCCCCGGAAGGCGAGCCCGTGCGACTCCGAGCCGACCCACATCGTGCCGTCGTCGCAGAAGGCGATCGACTGCACGCCGTCCCGCTTCGAGGCGTCGACCGGATCCGCGTCCTCCTCCCAGATCCACAGGTGCGGCAGGGGCGGCTCCTGGTTCCCCCACCACAGCCCGTGGAGCGCCGTCACCGACGGCCGCGCCATCGACGCGTAGCCGGGGAGGCTCGCCATGCGGAACTGGTTGGCGTACCAGGGGACGTTCGACGTGGGGTCGAACGCGAGCGCCCACGCCTCGCCGGTGAGGAACTGATCGTGGGCGTAGATGGCGGGGTGCTCGTGCTCGAACACGCTCCGCGCGTCCGCCCAGGCGGGATCGCCGCCCGTGAGGTCCTGCCAGCCGCGGTCCTCCGGGTTGGCGACCAGGATCGCGATGGAGGCGTGCGTCCCGCCCAGGAGCGCGTCGCCGTACGAGCGCGGGCGGCGCGCGTCGTGGTTCACCACGATGCGCTGCACCTGCCGCATCTTTCGCCGCCCGCCGACCATGAACGGATCCCAGCCGAAGCACTGCTCGTCGCCCGTGCCCGGGACGAAGAACTCGCAGACGTAGCCGGGCGGCGTGGCGACGCGGACGTGGCGCTCGCGCGCGAGCGTCGTGCCGTCGAAGGTCACGACGTCCGCGCCGCCGGAGTCGACCGCCCAGTCGGCGTCCGTGTCGCCGTCGGTGCCGACGCCCCTGAAGCCGACGATGGCGCGGTTGGGCGTGGCCCCCGCGACCGAGATGACGGGGCACATCACCGCCGGGTCCGCGGGCGCCGGGGTCGCGATCCCCGCCGCGTCGTGGCAGTTCTTCGTGAGCCCCGCGTCGTCCGCGTCGAAGCGCCGGAACTCCTGCGCCGCGCGCGTCTTCGCGTACACCGCCTCGCCCGCCGCCACGTAGACGTTCCCGGCCTCGTCCGCGGAGACGTCGCTCACCTCCCCGACGAGCCCCTGCCCGGCGCTCCAGAAGCGGAACTGGCCGACGACGACGGGCGGGTCGACGGTCGGCGCGACGCCGCCTCCCGCGCCTCCGCCGCCGCCCCCGCCTCCGTCGCCGCCTCCGCCGGTGCCGCCTCCGCCGCCGGTACCGCCCGTTCCGTCGCCGCCGGAGTCATCCGGCGTCTTCGTGCCCCCGCCGCCGCACGCGGCGACGAGGAGCGCGGCGAGCGCAGCCGTCCAGCGCATCCGCCCCATCCCCGTTCTCCTGCGCGCTTGCACGGACGGTGGGCCAGCGGGCCCGAAGCACGCGCCGAAAAGCTGGCCCGGCGGCGCCGGTTCGCCAAGCCGGGGAGCGGGGCGGAACTCCCCGTGGGAGCGGCGATCCGAGCGCGTTCTGGCGCGCGCGGACGCCTCCGGTCACAATCGGGCGATGCTCCAGGCCGATCTCGCGACCTTCCCGCTCGCCGAGCTCTTCCAGTGGCTCGATCAGAGCCGCCGGTCGGGGGTGGTGGAGCTCGACGTCGGGGAGGGGGCGCCCTTCTGGCTGCACGTCGTCGATCGGCGCATCGTGGCGGCCGCACGGCCGCCCGCCGAGCCCGGGGGACTCGGGGCGCTCGCCCGCTGGTCGCACGGCGAGCCCCAGGAGACGCTGTGGCCCGAGGCGTGCGCCGACCGGATCGTCGATCTGTTCCTGACGCCTTCGTCGGGCCGCCTCACCCTCGTCGCGGACGCGGCGGGGTTCGAGGGCGGCGTGCGGATCGATCTCGGGCTCGGGCAGATGGCGCTCGAGGGGCTGCGCCGGCTCGACGAGTGGCCGGAGCTCGAGCGGCGCTACCCGAGCGACTCCGCGGCCCTCGCGGCCGAGCCGGGCGGCTCGCGGCCGCGCACCCCCGGGCAGCGCGCGCTGCTCGAGGCCGCTCGCCAGCGGGCCTCCATCGCGGAGGCGCGCCTCGCGCTCGGCCTCTCCCGCCCGGCGGTGCTCCGGCGGATCGAGGCGCTCCGCGAGCTCGGGCTCGCGCGGGTCGAGGGCGTCTCCTCGCACGCGGATCCGGTGGCGTCGCTCGCGGCGAAGGCGCGGCTGCTCGTGCAGGCGCGGCAGTTCGACGAGGCCGCGATCGTCCTCCACGGTCTCCTGGCGGCCGATCCATCCGACCGCCGCGTGCGCGACCTGCTCCGCGAGGCGGAGCGCGAGCACGTGGCGGCGCTGTACGGAGAGCTCTCGCCGGTCGCGATCCCGGGGCTCGTCTCCGGGCCGGCCTCGCTCGACCTGCCGGCGGCGCGGCGGCTCAGCTCGACCGAGCGGGAGGTCGCGGTTCGCCTGAACGGCGTCTGGGACGTGGCCGGCGTGGCGCTCGCGAGCCCGCTGCGCGAGGTGGAGACGCTGAAGGCGCTCCGGAAGCTCGTGCGGCTGGGGCTGGTGACGCTCCGCGAACGCGGCTGCTAGCGCCGCCCTCGCATCCGCGCCCCGCCGCGCACCGGCCGCGCGCGCTGCCGTGACACGGGGGTGACCTCGCGGCGACAGGATCACCCCGAACCCGGGAGCATCATGATCGACTCCACCGTCTCGACCCCCGCGAAGCCGCTCCTGCGTGGGGTCTCCCACGAGGTCGCGGCCGGGGTGGCGCTCGCCGCCTGGATCGCGCTCGCGCTCGTGGCGCCGTCCGCCCGCGCCCGCGTCGCCGCGAACGTGTACGGCGCCAGCCTCTTCTCGCTCTTCGCGGTGAGCGCGCTCTACCACCGGCCGACCTGGCCGGCGCGCGCGCGGCTCTGGATGCGGCGGCTCGACCACTCGGCGATCTTCCTCCTCGTCGCCGGAACCTACACGCCCTTCTGCCTGGTGCTCGGCGGTGCGCGGGGCGAGGCGCTCCTCGCCGTGGTCTGGGGTGGCGCGGCGATCGGCGTCCTGCAGTCGGTGCTCTGGGTGCGCGCGCCCAAGGCGCTCGTGGCGGCCGTGTACGTCCTGCTCGGCTGGGCGATCCTCCCGGTGCTGCCCGCCCTGAGCGCGCGCCTCGGCCCGGCCGCGGTGGCGCTCCTCGCGGCGGGAGGGATCGCCTACAGCCTCGGCGCGGTCGTCTACGCGCTCCGGCGGCCCGACCCGTTCC includes:
- a CDS encoding FHA domain-containing protein; its protein translation is MVKSFLLSWLARKYSGADLAGFERDQPEDWLVWEAGPWRPPSAGRDTMLAAPVARQASVGESLAIALSARDGGPTVRLGRAPQNDVVVDDGTLSRNHLVLRRAGDGGWTIEDAGSSNGSRVNGLRLGRAPVRLEPGARIEAGAVRFTFYDASTLYLRLRGAA
- a CDS encoding peroxiredoxin, which gives rise to MAAKPKPVWRLEVGDEAPDFELMATGNTAGKGDARRKIRLSDYRGKKNVVLAFYPAAYTPVUTVQMPSYEEDLSEFERRNAQVLGISTDQVHTNEAWAKSMGGLSFPLLSDHWPHGYVAALYGVLRGESGICERAIFVVDKQGKIAYVDIHDIAEQPPTDKIMAALDKLK
- a CDS encoding acyl-CoA thioesterase, with product MEPKPASASRVEVTHLVMPGDANSLGTAFGGMVMQWTDLAAGMAAMRHARLPVVTASLDQLSFLAPVRIGHMAILVAHVTAVFATSMEVNVEVSTEDPRTGERRRCCDAYLTFVALDDAGRPTRAPPLLTESEDERRREREARVRRASRLALRTALTGA
- a CDS encoding metallophosphoesterase encodes the protein MERRFGRRGFLKGAALVSAAGAVGAFPSGAAARQAAPTAERVTFQVPGLDPAHHGLRVAQLSDLHVGPRTPDHVVRAAIDEANAFSPDLVVLTGDYLSHSKRELEAMRALLGGLTAPTIAVLGNHDVWVDPRGAAAALRGHGYEVLENAWTSIRLRGAPFQVVGVGDHLTDRDDVRRAVRGLTGGPTPLVLAHGPRTARALERLGRPSLCLSGHTHGGQINIPIFTPLLLATVIREPYLRGRYALDGGVQLYVNRGIGMSGIRVRVNSPAEVTLATLQRAEPA
- a CDS encoding DUF4388 domain-containing protein, giving the protein MLQADLATFPLAELFQWLDQSRRSGVVELDVGEGAPFWLHVVDRRIVAAARPPAEPGGLGALARWSHGEPQETLWPEACADRIVDLFLTPSSGRLTLVADAAGFEGGVRIDLGLGQMALEGLRRLDEWPELERRYPSDSAALAAEPGGSRPRTPGQRALLEAARQRASIAEARLALGLSRPAVLRRIEALRELGLARVEGVSSHADPVASLAAKARLLVQARQFDEAAIVLHGLLAADPSDRRVRDLLREAEREHVAALYGELSPVAIPGLVSGPASLDLPAARRLSSTEREVAVRLNGVWDVAGVALASPLREVETLKALRKLVRLGLVTLRERGC
- a CDS encoding hemolysin III family protein is translated as MIDSTVSTPAKPLLRGVSHEVAAGVALAAWIALALVAPSARARVAANVYGASLFSLFAVSALYHRPTWPARARLWMRRLDHSAIFLLVAGTYTPFCLVLGGARGEALLAVVWGGAAIGVLQSVLWVRAPKALVAAVYVLLGWAILPVLPALSARLGPAAVALLAAGGIAYSLGAVVYALRRPDPFPRVFGYHEVFHALVVVAAGLHLAVAARAILAL
- a CDS encoding DUF1028 domain-containing protein, translating into MTPALLALALGTFSIVAADPATGQIGVAVQSKFPAVGAIVPAARAGAGAIATQSLANGAWKAEGLRLLGDGVAPEEIVRRLVEADPDAQDRQLGVVDAKGRAATFTGSRCFAHASGLSGDGFAVQGNVLAGRAVVEAMARAYEAARDARKPLAERLLLALEAGQRAGGDRRGQESAALLVVKPGGGYGGAGDVWVDLRVDDHARPIAELRRLYEDVHQYYFGETRQALPLDAGRARRVQAALARTGFLKSKPSGAWDEASQRALEDFMGWENLEGRIRRDGTVDALVLDHLLRVARAKR
- a CDS encoding aldehyde dehydrogenase family protein, which produces MSRPATAPSATDPRRLDEAIARLRDGAPIWARASLPERIALARSMARGTARTAERAVAAACAAKGIAPGSPLAGEEWLSGPYVVLRQLRLVTRSLQALARHGNTPVGATGETEDGRLTVGVFPASPTDRALFLGVHAEVHFEEGVGERELHETRARFHKAPDHDGQVCLVLGAGNVNAIPPADVVTKLFNEGKVCILKMNPVNAYLGPILEEAFAEAIARGFLAVVYGGAEEGWHLAHHPGVDEVHITGSDRTHDLIVWGPPGPERAARMARGDPLLRKEITSELGNITPVLVVPGPWDARTLAAQAESIAGMVTHNASYNCIAGKMLVTARGWRQRDELLAAVERFVALVPPRRAWYPGSASSYHRLLDGRAGVRRVGEARPDELPWALVPGVEPDPDDAAFRQEPFCAVLWETSAGSADPLEYLDAAVTLANETLWGTLAAHIVVHPRTASDPAVRPALERAIRALRYGSVSVNCWAGYGFAFGTTPWGAYPGATLTDIQSGRGFVHNALMLERVEKSVVRHPAVTFPKPPYFPSHRTAQALGRGLTRLEARGLTALPAVVAAGLRG
- a CDS encoding helix-turn-helix domain-containing protein codes for the protein MDLLTRFAGNVRRLRAKKKLSQKALADKVGISVSYVSMLERGQRSPPLETIEKMAKALGVPPANLLGK
- a CDS encoding PrdB family protein gives rise to the protein MATAEPKPLELSRYCVPFTPFQGKLEETSICLVSTAGVRHRDDAPFNTEGDATWRVIGSDVAAKDLRYDDTHYDHACVDRDLNCVFPIDRLHELAREGRVRGLTERHFSLGFSQALRELREKTIPALVREVDRERPGAVLLTGGURLCHRTVVTVQRAIEMVGIPTVVVTVEPEETRQARPPRALCPRGFVVGHSLGRPDDAALQKWILMDALGLLLADPRPGEVIERDYTSGE